A genomic segment from Streptomyces sp. TLI_235 encodes:
- a CDS encoding phospho-N-acetylmuramoyl-pentapeptide-transferase — MKQILYSGGIGLILSLLGTPALIKLLAKHGYGQYIRDDGPKAHHSKRGTPTMGGIAFILATLIAYFATKAIAGETPTASGLLVLFLTAGLGLVGFLDDYIKVVKRRSLGLRAKAKLLGQSFVGLAFAVLSLQFSNSRGLTPASTNLSFVKDFSWSIGPVLFVIWAYFMIAAMSNGVNLTDGLDGLATGASVMVFGAYVFIGVWQYGQTCAHMITATASCYDVRDPLDLAVVAAALMGSCFGFLWWNTSPAKIFMGDTGSLALGGALAGLAICSRTELLLALLGGLFVIITLSVIIQVGSFRTTGKRVFKMAPLQHHFELVGWSEVLIVVRFWIIQGLCVAVGLGLFYAGWVAG; from the coding sequence GTGAAGCAGATCCTCTACTCCGGCGGCATCGGCCTGATCCTGTCGCTGCTGGGCACGCCCGCCCTGATCAAGCTGCTCGCGAAGCACGGCTACGGCCAGTACATCCGCGACGACGGCCCCAAGGCGCACCACAGCAAGCGCGGCACCCCCACCATGGGCGGCATCGCGTTCATCCTGGCGACGCTGATCGCCTACTTCGCCACCAAGGCGATAGCGGGCGAAACACCCACGGCCTCCGGCCTGCTGGTGCTGTTCCTGACGGCGGGTCTGGGTCTGGTCGGCTTCCTGGACGACTACATCAAGGTGGTCAAGCGCCGCTCCCTCGGCCTGCGGGCCAAGGCGAAGCTGCTCGGCCAGTCCTTCGTCGGCCTCGCCTTCGCCGTCCTGTCGCTCCAGTTCTCCAACAGCCGCGGTCTCACCCCGGCCTCCACCAACCTGTCCTTCGTCAAGGACTTCAGCTGGTCCATCGGCCCGGTGCTCTTCGTCATCTGGGCCTACTTCATGATCGCCGCGATGTCGAACGGCGTGAACCTCACCGACGGCCTCGACGGCCTCGCCACCGGCGCCTCGGTGATGGTCTTCGGCGCGTACGTCTTCATCGGCGTCTGGCAGTACGGCCAGACCTGCGCCCACATGATCACCGCCACCGCGAGCTGCTACGACGTCCGCGACCCGCTGGACCTCGCCGTCGTCGCCGCCGCCCTGATGGGCTCCTGCTTCGGCTTCCTGTGGTGGAACACCTCGCCCGCCAAGATCTTCATGGGCGACACCGGCTCGCTCGCCCTCGGCGGCGCCCTCGCCGGCCTCGCCATCTGCTCCCGCACGGAGCTGCTGCTGGCCCTGCTCGGCGGCCTGTTCGTGATCATCACCCTGTCGGTGATCATCCAGGTCGGCTCGTTCCGGACGACCGGCAAGCGCGTCTTCAAGATGGCCCCGCTCCAGCACCACTTCGAACTCGTCGGCTGGAGCGAGGTGCTGATCGTCGTCCGCTTCTGGATCATCCAGGGCCTGTGCGTCGCGGTCGGCCTCGGACTCTTCTACGCAGGATGGGTGGCCGGATGA
- a CDS encoding UDP-N-acetylmuramoyl-tripeptide--D-alanyl-D-alanine ligase: protein MIALTLAEAAAAVGGTLDGADPEAVVTGPVVVDSRQVQPGGLFVAVVGEHVDGHDYAAKAVGAGAVAVLASRQVGVPAILVDDVVVALGRLARAVVERATGTAVVALTGSSGKTSTKDLIAQVLQRHGETVYPPGNLNNEIGHPMTALRVEAATRHLVLEMGARHKGDIEYLTGITPPSIAIVLNVGSAHVGEFGSKEGIAEAKGEIVEALGADGVAVLNADDPLVRAMASRTKGRVVLFGESRAADVRAADVRLDDTGRPSFTLITPAGSAPVNLRLYGEHHVSNALAAAAVAVELGMPVDDTAEALSQAGALSRWRMEVVDRADGVTVVNDAYNANPDSMRAALRALVSMAGRGPGRRRTFAVLGEMRELGEDSLDEHDAIGRLAVRLDVTKLVAVGGREAACMELGARNEGSWGEESVLVSDADAAIELLRSQLQPGDVVLVKASRSAGLEKVAEALLADGAAQ, encoded by the coding sequence GTGATCGCACTGACCCTGGCCGAGGCCGCCGCGGCGGTCGGCGGCACGCTCGACGGCGCCGACCCCGAGGCCGTGGTGACCGGGCCCGTCGTGGTCGACTCCCGGCAGGTGCAGCCGGGCGGCCTGTTCGTCGCCGTGGTCGGCGAGCACGTGGACGGGCACGACTACGCCGCGAAGGCGGTCGGGGCCGGTGCCGTCGCGGTGCTGGCCTCCCGTCAGGTCGGCGTGCCCGCGATCCTTGTCGACGACGTGGTGGTGGCCCTCGGCCGGCTCGCCCGCGCCGTCGTCGAGCGCGCCACCGGCACCGCCGTCGTCGCGCTGACCGGCTCCTCCGGCAAGACCAGCACCAAGGACCTGATCGCCCAGGTGCTGCAGCGCCACGGCGAGACCGTCTACCCGCCCGGCAACCTCAACAACGAGATCGGGCACCCGATGACCGCGCTGCGGGTCGAGGCCGCCACCCGGCACCTGGTGCTGGAGATGGGCGCCCGGCACAAGGGCGACATCGAGTACCTGACCGGCATCACCCCGCCCAGCATCGCGATCGTCCTCAACGTGGGCAGCGCCCACGTCGGCGAGTTCGGCTCCAAGGAGGGCATCGCCGAGGCCAAGGGCGAGATCGTCGAGGCGCTCGGCGCCGACGGCGTCGCCGTTCTGAACGCCGACGACCCGCTGGTAAGGGCGATGGCGAGCCGCACCAAGGGCCGCGTCGTGCTGTTCGGCGAGAGCCGGGCGGCCGACGTGCGGGCGGCCGATGTCCGCCTGGACGACACCGGACGGCCATCCTTCACGCTGATCACCCCAGCCGGTTCCGCACCCGTGAACCTGCGCCTGTACGGTGAGCACCACGTCTCGAACGCCCTCGCCGCCGCAGCGGTGGCGGTGGAGCTCGGGATGCCCGTCGACGACACCGCCGAAGCGCTCAGCCAGGCGGGTGCGCTGTCCCGCTGGCGCATGGAGGTCGTCGACCGGGCCGATGGTGTCACCGTCGTCAACGACGCCTACAACGCGAACCCGGACTCGATGCGGGCCGCGCTCAGGGCGCTGGTGTCGATGGCCGGCCGCGGCCCGGGGCGCCGCCGCACCTTCGCGGTGCTCGGGGAGATGCGGGAGCTCGGCGAGGACAGCCTCGACGAGCACGACGCCATCGGGCGGCTCGCCGTCCGGCTCGACGTCACCAAGCTGGTGGCGGTCGGCGGACGCGAGGCGGCCTGCATGGAACTCGGCGCGAGGAACGAAGGTTCGTGGGGTGAGGAGTCGGTGCTGGTGTCCGACGCGGACGCGGCGATCGAGCTGCTGCGCAGTCAGCTGCAGCCTGGGGACGTGGTGCTGGTGAAGGCCTCCCGTTCGGCGGGCCTGGAGAAGGTCGCCGAGGCCCTGCTCGCCGATGGGGCCGCTCAGTGA
- a CDS encoding 16S rRNA (cytosine1402-N4)-methyltransferase, giving the protein MSNETPAPKHVPVMLQRCMDALAPAADAPGAVVVDATLGLGGHSEAILTQFPQARLVAVDRDPAALKLSAERLAPFGDRATLVHAVYDEIPQVLDDLGIPEVHGVLFDLGVSSMQLDEADRGFAYAQDAPLDMRMDQTRGLSAAEVLNTYSHGDLARILKVYGEERFAGKIASVIVRERQKEPFSTSARLVELVRNAIPAATRRTGGNPAKRTFQALRIEVNGELEVLDRAIPGALERLAVGGRIVVMSYQSLEDRLVKQYFQAGATSTAPPGLPFVPEEHQPWLKLHTRGAVLATEAEIEENRRAAPVRLRVAERIRATRR; this is encoded by the coding sequence ATGAGCAACGAGACTCCGGCACCCAAGCACGTCCCGGTGATGCTGCAGCGCTGCATGGACGCCCTGGCCCCCGCGGCCGACGCCCCCGGCGCCGTGGTGGTCGACGCCACCCTCGGCCTCGGCGGCCACAGCGAGGCGATCCTCACCCAGTTCCCCCAGGCCCGGCTGGTCGCGGTGGACCGCGACCCGGCCGCACTGAAGCTCTCCGCGGAGCGGCTGGCCCCGTTCGGCGACCGCGCCACCCTGGTGCACGCCGTCTACGACGAGATCCCGCAGGTCCTCGACGACCTCGGCATCCCCGAGGTGCACGGCGTCCTGTTCGACCTCGGCGTCTCCTCCATGCAGCTGGACGAGGCCGACCGCGGCTTCGCCTACGCCCAGGACGCCCCGCTCGACATGCGGATGGACCAGACCCGCGGGCTGAGCGCCGCCGAGGTGCTCAACACCTACAGCCACGGCGACCTGGCCCGGATCCTCAAGGTCTACGGCGAGGAGCGGTTCGCGGGGAAGATCGCCTCGGTGATCGTCCGCGAACGGCAGAAGGAACCGTTCTCCACCAGCGCGCGTCTCGTGGAATTGGTACGCAACGCCATCCCGGCGGCGACCCGGCGCACCGGCGGCAACCCGGCCAAGCGCACCTTCCAGGCCCTGCGGATCGAGGTCAACGGGGAGCTGGAGGTGCTCGACCGGGCGATCCCCGGGGCGCTGGAACGCCTCGCGGTCGGCGGACGGATCGTGGTGATGTCCTACCAGTCCCTGGAGGACCGTCTGGTCAAGCAGTACTTCCAGGCCGGCGCCACCTCCACCGCCCCGCCCGGGCTGCCGTTCGTACCCGAGGAACACCAGCCCTGGCTGAAGCTGCACACCCGCGGTGCGGTGCTGGCCACCGAGGCGGAGATCGAGGAGAACCGGCGCGCCGCGCCCGTCCGGCTGCGCGTGGCGGAGAGGATCAGGGCGACCCGGCGCTGA
- a CDS encoding UDP-N-acetylmuramoylalanine--D-glutamate ligase, which produces MTDNPDFDGLKAVVAGLGLSGVSAARVLRDLGAEVTVVDGGDSPALRAKAADLTGITVRLGDGATLPEGTELIVTSPGWPPNSPLFAAAEAAGVPVWGDVELAWRLRRPHPETGEPAPWLAVTGTNGKTTTVQMLASILTAAGKRTAAVGNVGVSVLDAVLAEEPYDVLAVELSSYQLHWAPSLRPHSAAVLNLAPDHLDWHGSMEAYAADKGRIYEGNTVACVYNLADPATEALVREADVEEGCRAIGFGLDAPALSNFGVVDGLLVDRAFVEDRANNAAEIGAVSDVVPPAPHNIANALAAAALARAYGVDTKAVRDGLRAFRPDKHRIAQVAVVDDVTWIDDSKATNTHAAAASLAAYEPVVWIAGGLAKGATFDELVASAADRLRAAVLIGQDRALIREALARHAPDVPVVEAAEGQTGAVAMAETVRAAASLAKPGDTVLLAPACASMDMFTNYGERGDLFAAAVLDLME; this is translated from the coding sequence ATGACGGACAACCCCGACTTCGACGGCCTGAAGGCCGTCGTTGCCGGTCTCGGACTCTCCGGGGTGAGCGCCGCCCGCGTGTTGCGCGACCTCGGCGCCGAGGTCACCGTGGTGGACGGCGGCGACAGCCCCGCGCTGCGCGCCAAGGCCGCCGACCTCACCGGCATCACCGTCCGCCTCGGCGACGGCGCCACCCTCCCCGAGGGCACCGAACTGATCGTCACCTCGCCCGGCTGGCCGCCGAACAGCCCGCTGTTCGCCGCCGCCGAGGCGGCCGGCGTCCCCGTCTGGGGCGACGTCGAACTCGCCTGGCGACTGCGCCGCCCCCACCCGGAGACCGGCGAACCCGCCCCCTGGCTGGCCGTCACCGGCACCAACGGCAAGACCACCACCGTCCAGATGCTCGCCTCGATCCTGACCGCGGCCGGCAAGCGGACCGCCGCCGTCGGCAACGTCGGCGTCTCCGTCCTGGACGCGGTGCTCGCCGAGGAGCCCTACGACGTCCTCGCCGTCGAACTCTCCAGCTACCAGCTGCACTGGGCGCCCTCGCTGCGCCCGCACTCGGCGGCCGTCCTCAACCTGGCCCCCGACCACCTCGACTGGCACGGCTCCATGGAGGCGTACGCCGCCGACAAGGGCCGCATCTACGAGGGCAACACGGTCGCCTGCGTCTACAACCTGGCCGACCCGGCCACCGAGGCACTGGTCCGCGAGGCCGACGTCGAGGAGGGCTGCCGGGCCATCGGCTTCGGCCTCGACGCCCCCGCCCTGTCGAACTTCGGCGTCGTCGACGGCCTGCTCGTCGACCGCGCCTTCGTCGAGGACCGGGCCAACAACGCGGCCGAGATCGGCGCCGTCTCCGACGTCGTGCCGCCCGCCCCGCACAACATCGCCAACGCCCTGGCCGCGGCCGCCCTGGCCCGCGCCTACGGCGTGGACACCAAGGCCGTCCGGGACGGGCTGCGCGCCTTCCGCCCCGACAAGCACCGGATCGCCCAGGTCGCCGTCGTCGACGACGTCACCTGGATCGACGACTCCAAGGCCACCAACACCCACGCCGCGGCCGCCTCGCTGGCCGCGTACGAACCGGTGGTCTGGATCGCCGGCGGCCTCGCGAAGGGCGCCACCTTCGACGAGCTGGTCGCCTCCGCCGCGGACCGGCTGCGCGCCGCGGTGCTCATCGGCCAGGACCGCGCGCTGATCCGGGAGGCGCTCGCGCGACACGCCCCGGATGTCCCGGTGGTCGAGGCCGCCGAGGGACAGACTGGCGCCGTGGCGATGGCCGAGACCGTCCGGGCGGCGGCCTCGCTCGCCAAGCCCGGGGACACCGTCCTGCTGGCGCCCGCCTGCGCCTCGATGGACATGTTCACCAATTACGGCGAACGCGGCGACCTCTTCGCCGCCGCGGTGCTGGACCTGATGGAATAG
- a CDS encoding peptidoglycan synthetase FtsI — translation MSTPRRPQGPGDRRPHRPGRPGGEAGRTPRPRGAEQPRRTPRRPAAQSRGTDPRTARPARPPQRPAARSQPRMIRLADPRKRLRLAGFALVVVFSVFAGRLVQLQLLDSHALAAEAGANQYVPVVLSAERGSITASDGTVLATTVDAYDITADPTLFTPEATHVPDAPEQAAALLSPIIGVTKEKLAGLLHLNPKNPKSRYALLAPRQTPEAKNQIADLRADLAKQADTKACRAQRLLLGKPADKGGRTAVDNACANPLAGLVWSPSKRRVYPAADLAGNLVGFVNAEGTGTGGLELQYQKDLAGVDGHSTYASVGGRIVPGSGGGMQAPVPGTDLRLTVDKDIQWAAQRAITDQVANAGAEKGYVVVQDVKSGRILAMATSPGLDPNKLATVRPDQLGNAAVQDAYEPGSTAKLMTMAAVLDTGTASWDTHVTVPNTLQRSDRVFHDDVDHETWYLTLAGVLAKSSNIGTIEAAEHLGKDQREANKVLGGYLQKFGIGQPSGLGFPGETRGILAKPEDWKGSQQYTIPFGQGLSVNALQATSVFSTIANGGVRVAPNLVMGTTGPDGRYTPAAAGAQTRVVSEATAKTLTEMLESVVTDEQGTGTKAAIPGYRVAGKTGTANRVDPKTGRYSGYTASFIGFAPADQPRVTVSCVIQNPVNGHFGGQLCGPVFKQVMEFALKTLRVAPSGSEAPNLPVDWKP, via the coding sequence ATGAGCACACCGCGCAGGCCCCAGGGCCCCGGCGACCGCCGCCCGCACCGCCCCGGCCGCCCCGGCGGCGAGGCCGGCCGCACCCCCCGTCCGCGCGGCGCCGAGCAGCCCCGCCGGACGCCCCGCCGCCCCGCCGCCCAGAGCCGGGGCACCGACCCGCGCACCGCCCGCCCGGCCCGCCCCCCGCAGCGGCCCGCGGCCCGGTCGCAGCCGCGGATGATCCGGCTCGCCGACCCGCGCAAGCGGCTGCGGCTGGCCGGCTTCGCCCTGGTCGTCGTCTTCTCGGTGTTCGCCGGGCGGCTCGTCCAGCTGCAGCTGCTGGACTCGCACGCGCTGGCCGCCGAGGCCGGCGCGAACCAGTACGTGCCGGTCGTGCTCTCCGCGGAGCGCGGCTCGATAACGGCCAGCGACGGCACCGTCCTGGCGACCACCGTGGACGCCTACGACATCACCGCCGACCCCACCCTGTTCACCCCCGAGGCCACGCACGTCCCGGACGCGCCCGAGCAGGCCGCCGCCCTGCTCTCGCCGATCATCGGCGTGACCAAGGAGAAACTCGCCGGGCTGCTGCACCTCAACCCGAAGAACCCGAAGAGCCGCTACGCCCTGCTGGCCCCCCGGCAGACGCCGGAGGCCAAGAACCAGATCGCCGACCTGCGCGCCGACCTGGCCAAGCAGGCCGACACCAAGGCCTGCCGGGCGCAGCGCCTGCTGCTCGGCAAGCCCGCCGACAAGGGCGGCCGCACCGCTGTCGACAACGCCTGCGCCAACCCGCTGGCCGGGCTGGTCTGGTCGCCCAGCAAGCGGCGGGTCTACCCGGCCGCCGACCTGGCGGGCAATCTGGTGGGCTTCGTCAACGCCGAGGGCACCGGCACCGGCGGCCTGGAACTGCAGTACCAGAAGGACCTCGCCGGGGTCGACGGGCACTCCACCTACGCCTCGGTCGGCGGGCGGATCGTGCCCGGCTCCGGCGGCGGCATGCAGGCCCCGGTGCCCGGCACCGACCTGCGGCTGACCGTCGACAAGGACATCCAGTGGGCGGCCCAGCGGGCCATCACCGACCAGGTCGCCAACGCCGGGGCGGAGAAGGGCTACGTCGTCGTCCAGGACGTGAAGAGCGGCCGGATCCTCGCCATGGCCACCTCGCCCGGCCTGGACCCGAACAAGCTCGCCACGGTCCGCCCCGACCAGCTCGGCAACGCCGCCGTCCAGGACGCCTACGAGCCCGGGTCCACGGCCAAGCTGATGACCATGGCCGCGGTGCTGGACACCGGCACCGCGAGCTGGGACACCCATGTCACCGTGCCCAACACCCTGCAGCGCTCCGACCGGGTCTTCCACGACGACGTCGACCACGAGACCTGGTACCTGACGCTGGCCGGCGTGCTCGCCAAGTCCTCCAACATCGGCACCATCGAGGCCGCCGAGCACCTCGGCAAGGACCAGCGCGAGGCCAACAAGGTGCTCGGCGGCTACCTGCAGAAGTTCGGGATCGGACAGCCCAGCGGCCTCGGCTTCCCCGGCGAGACCCGCGGCATCCTCGCCAAGCCGGAGGACTGGAAGGGCTCGCAGCAGTACACCATCCCGTTCGGCCAGGGCCTGTCGGTCAACGCCCTGCAGGCCACCTCGGTGTTCTCCACCATCGCCAACGGCGGTGTGCGGGTCGCGCCCAACCTCGTCATGGGTACCACCGGCCCGGACGGGCGGTACACCCCGGCCGCGGCCGGCGCGCAGACCCGGGTGGTCAGCGAGGCGACCGCGAAGACGCTGACCGAGATGCTCGAGTCCGTCGTCACGGACGAGCAGGGCACCGGCACCAAGGCGGCGATCCCCGGCTACCGGGTGGCCGGCAAGACCGGCACCGCCAACCGCGTGGACCCGAAGACCGGCCGCTACTCCGGGTACACCGCCTCCTTCATCGGCTTCGCACCGGCCGACCAGCCCCGGGTGACGGTCTCCTGCGTGATCCAGAACCCGGTCAACGGCCACTTCGGCGGCCAGCTGTGCGGCCCGGTGTTCAAGCAGGTGATGGAGTTCGCCCTGAAGACCCTGCGGGTCGCGCCCAGCGGCAGCGAGGCGCCGAACCTGCCCGTCGACTGGAAGCCCTGA
- a CDS encoding UDP-N-acetylmuramoylalanyl-D-glutamate--2,6-diaminopimelate ligase, which produces MNDAPEHRSSHPHPAERNDGGTPARFGPQGPPADTLPAVPKPDQIPASPPRPSSPAALPLAEVARQLGLAPVEGAEVTGITHDSRAVRPGDVYVAFPGANHHGAAFAGKAVAAGAVAVLTDPAGAELAAASGVPLLVVENVRGAMGHLAAAVYGRPSEQLLMIGLTGTNGKTTTSYLVEAGLRGGGLLPGVIGTVEMRVDTERIKSERTTPESTDLHAVLAVMRERGAAAVVMEVSSHALVFGRVDGVLYDVALFNNLTPEHLDFHPDMEDYYRAKARLFQTDKARRGVANFDDAYGRRLAGEAPIPVVTFSAKGDPEADWRAVDVQLGPAGSTFRVLGPDGATADASVPLPGPFNVANALGAITALVTAGVPLHSAVAGVAASTGVPGRLERVDAGQPYVAVVDYAHKPDALKAVLESLREVTKGRLHVVVGCGGDRDPFKRGPMGAIAARIADTAVLTSDNPRSEDPLAILTAMLAGAAEVPEEERGEVLVVPDRAEAIGQAVARAHAGDTVLVAGKGHEVGQYAKGEVRPFDDRDVLREAVVRYGRSEPKSADAGSGAPGGERATNEGEQP; this is translated from the coding sequence ATGAACGACGCCCCCGAGCACCGCAGCAGCCACCCGCACCCGGCGGAGCGGAACGACGGGGGTACCCCCGCCCGGTTTGGCCCTCAGGGCCCTCCGGCCGATACCCTGCCCGCCGTGCCGAAACCCGATCAAATCCCCGCGAGCCCGCCCCGCCCCTCCAGCCCGGCGGCGCTGCCGCTCGCCGAGGTCGCCCGACAGCTCGGTCTGGCGCCCGTCGAGGGCGCGGAGGTCACCGGCATCACCCACGACTCCCGGGCGGTTCGCCCCGGCGACGTGTACGTGGCCTTCCCCGGTGCCAACCACCACGGCGCCGCCTTCGCCGGGAAGGCGGTGGCGGCCGGCGCCGTCGCCGTGCTGACCGATCCGGCGGGCGCCGAGCTCGCCGCGGCGTCCGGCGTGCCGCTGCTGGTCGTGGAGAACGTCCGCGGCGCGATGGGCCACCTGGCCGCCGCCGTGTACGGGCGCCCCAGCGAGCAGCTGCTGATGATCGGTCTGACCGGCACCAACGGCAAGACCACCACCTCCTACCTCGTCGAGGCCGGGCTGCGCGGCGGCGGGCTGCTGCCCGGGGTGATCGGCACCGTCGAGATGCGGGTCGACACCGAGCGGATCAAGAGCGAGCGCACCACCCCGGAGTCCACCGACCTGCACGCCGTCCTCGCCGTGATGCGCGAGCGCGGCGCCGCCGCCGTGGTCATGGAGGTCTCCAGCCACGCCCTGGTCTTCGGCCGGGTCGACGGGGTGCTGTACGACGTCGCGCTGTTCAACAACCTCACCCCCGAGCACCTCGACTTCCACCCGGACATGGAGGACTACTACCGGGCCAAGGCCCGGCTCTTCCAGACCGACAAGGCCCGCCGCGGGGTGGCCAACTTCGACGACGCCTACGGCCGCAGGCTGGCCGGCGAGGCGCCGATCCCGGTGGTGACCTTCTCCGCGAAGGGCGACCCGGAGGCCGACTGGCGGGCCGTGGACGTCCAGCTCGGCCCGGCCGGCTCGACCTTCCGCGTCCTCGGCCCGGACGGCGCCACCGCGGACGCCTCGGTGCCGCTGCCCGGCCCGTTCAACGTCGCCAACGCGCTCGGCGCGATCACCGCGCTGGTCACCGCCGGGGTGCCGCTGCACTCCGCGGTCGCCGGGGTCGCCGCCTCGACCGGCGTGCCCGGCCGCCTGGAGCGGGTCGACGCCGGGCAGCCGTACGTCGCCGTGGTCGACTACGCGCACAAGCCGGACGCCCTGAAGGCCGTCCTGGAGTCGCTGCGCGAGGTCACGAAGGGCAGGCTGCACGTCGTCGTCGGCTGCGGCGGCGACCGCGACCCGTTCAAGCGCGGCCCGATGGGCGCCATCGCCGCCCGGATCGCCGACACCGCCGTGCTCACCAGCGACAACCCGCGCTCCGAGGACCCGCTGGCGATCCTCACCGCGATGCTCGCCGGCGCCGCCGAGGTGCCCGAGGAGGAGCGCGGCGAGGTGCTGGTGGTGCCCGACCGCGCCGAGGCCATCGGCCAGGCCGTCGCCCGGGCGCACGCCGGGGACACCGTCCTGGTGGCCGGCAAGGGCCACGAGGTGGGCCAGTACGCGAAGGGCGAGGTCCGCCCCTTCGACGACCGGGACGTCCTGCGCGAGGCCGTCGTTCGATACGGGCGCAGCGAACCGAAGAGCGCCGACGCCGGGTCAGGAGCGCCCGGAGGCGAGCGGGCGACCAACGAAGGAGAGCAGCCGTGA
- a CDS encoding MoxR-like ATPase, translated as MTTYNTQGTAGATRSDGFAGRRPAGLQELGAVAERIRASVESVIEGKPEAVRIALTVLLAEGHLLLEDVPGVGKTMLAKALARSVDCTVRRIQFTPDLLPSDVTGTNVFDQHQRDFEFRPGAIFAQIVVGDEINRASPKTQSALLESMEERQVTIDGTSYELPSPFMVVATQNPVEMEGTYPLPEAQRDRFMARVSIGYPSPDAEFAMLDVHAGANPLDDLQPVAHAADILKLIDVVRSVHVADAVRRYAVELVSATRNHPELRLGASPRATLHLVRAARAAAALEGREYVVPDDVQGLAVPVLAHRLLPTAESRLSRRSAEQVVLDLVARLPIPRPQGRG; from the coding sequence GTGACGACCTACAACACGCAGGGCACGGCGGGCGCAACCCGCTCTGACGGTTTCGCCGGGCGCAGGCCCGCGGGGCTCCAGGAGCTGGGCGCGGTGGCCGAGCGCATCCGCGCGTCGGTGGAGAGCGTCATCGAGGGCAAGCCGGAGGCCGTACGGATCGCACTGACCGTGCTGCTGGCCGAGGGCCACCTGCTGCTGGAGGACGTGCCGGGCGTCGGCAAGACGATGCTCGCCAAGGCACTGGCCCGGTCGGTGGACTGCACGGTGCGCCGCATCCAGTTCACGCCGGACCTGCTGCCCTCGGACGTCACCGGCACCAACGTCTTCGACCAGCACCAGCGGGACTTCGAGTTCCGGCCGGGCGCGATCTTCGCGCAGATCGTCGTCGGCGACGAGATCAACCGGGCCTCGCCGAAGACCCAGTCGGCGCTGCTGGAGTCGATGGAGGAGCGCCAGGTCACCATCGACGGCACCAGCTACGAGCTGCCCTCGCCGTTCATGGTCGTGGCGACCCAGAACCCGGTCGAGATGGAGGGCACCTACCCGTTGCCCGAGGCGCAGCGGGACCGCTTCATGGCCCGGGTGTCGATCGGCTACCCCAGCCCCGACGCCGAGTTCGCGATGCTCGACGTGCACGCCGGCGCGAACCCGCTGGACGACCTGCAGCCGGTCGCGCACGCCGCCGACATCCTCAAGCTGATCGACGTGGTCCGCTCGGTGCACGTCGCCGACGCGGTGCGCCGGTACGCGGTGGAGCTGGTCTCCGCCACCCGCAACCACCCGGAGCTGCGGCTCGGTGCCTCGCCGCGCGCCACCCTGCACCTGGTGCGGGCGGCCCGCGCGGCCGCCGCCCTGGAGGGCCGCGAGTACGTGGTGCCGGACGACGTCCAGGGGCTGGCCGTGCCGGTGCTGGCGCACCGTCTGCTGCCGACCGCCGAGAGCCGGCTGAGCCGCCGCTCCGCCGAGCAGGTCGTGCTGGATCTGGTCGCCCGGCTGCCGATCCCCCGTCCGCAGGGTCGCGGCTGA
- a CDS encoding carbonic anhydrase encodes MTVTPDRPVPNAAASSAPAIIDRFVASNREYAVGFRDGGMDARPVQKVAVVACMDARLDLFAALGLELGDAHIIRNAGGVVTDDTIRSLTISQRALGTRSVVLIHHTGCGLLGLTEDFRRELEAEVGQRPQWAVEAFVDLDGDVRQSMQRVRTSPFLPHTDDVRGFVFDVHTGLLREIV; translated from the coding sequence ATGACAGTGACCCCCGACCGGCCCGTGCCGAACGCCGCTGCCAGCTCCGCCCCGGCCATCATCGACCGTTTCGTGGCATCCAACCGCGAGTACGCGGTCGGCTTCCGCGACGGCGGCATGGACGCCCGACCCGTGCAGAAGGTCGCCGTGGTGGCGTGCATGGACGCCCGCCTCGACCTGTTCGCCGCACTCGGCCTGGAGCTCGGCGACGCGCACATCATCCGCAACGCGGGCGGTGTCGTCACCGACGACACCATCCGCTCGCTCACCATCAGCCAGCGCGCCCTGGGCACCCGCTCGGTCGTGCTGATCCACCACACCGGCTGCGGCCTGCTCGGCCTCACCGAGGACTTCCGCCGCGAGCTGGAGGCCGAGGTCGGCCAGCGCCCGCAGTGGGCGGTGGAGGCCTTCGTCGACCTGGACGGCGACGTCCGCCAGTCGATGCAGCGGGTCCGCACCTCCCCGTTCCTTCCGCACACCGACGACGTCCGCGGCTTCGTCTTCGACGTCCACACCGGTCTGCTCCGCGAGATCGTCTGA